Proteins from one Limanda limanda chromosome 4, fLimLim1.1, whole genome shotgun sequence genomic window:
- the LOC133000665 gene encoding olfactory receptor class A-like protein 1 encodes MDLCVTIKGVSFLLQTGMGILGNAVVLLAYGHIIYAEPKLLPVDMILCHLAFANLMLLLTRCVPQTMTVFGLRHLLNDGGCKVVIYAYRIGRALSVCITCMLSVFQAVTLAPAGPRLSRLKPALPSLVLPTFAGLWLLNMAVCIAAPFFSMAPRNGTVPAFTLNLGFCHVDFRDHLSYVINGVAVSVRDFAFVALMLGSSGYILVLLHHHSRKVRGIRRTHGGGAETRAAKTVITLVVLYVVFFGIDNVIWIYMLTVAKVSPVVADMRVFFSSSYAFLSPYFIMSSNKKVKAKIMCASEQEQPSVDTQESNDK; translated from the coding sequence ATGGATCTGTGTGTGACCATCAAAGGGGTTTCCTTCCTCTTGCAAACAGGGATGGGCATCCTGGGGAACGCCGTGGTGCTGCTGGCTTACGGCCACATCATCTACGCCGAACCCAAGCTCCTTCCCGTGGACATGATCCTGTGCCACCTGGCCTTTGCCaacctgatgctgctgctgacccGCTGCGTCCCTCAGACCATGACCGTGTTCGGGCTGAGGCATTTGCTGAACGACGGCGGCTGCAAGGTGGTGATCTACGCCTACCGCATCGGACGGGCTCTGTCGGTGTGCATCACCTGCATGCTCAGTGTGTTCCAGGCAGTGACCCTCGCCCCCGCTGGGCCCCGTTTGTCCAGGTTGAAGCCTGCCCTTCCCTCCCTGGTCCTCCCAACCTTTGCAGGGCTGTGGCTCCTCAACATGGCTGTATGCATCGCAGCGCCATTCTTCTCCATGGCGCCACGTAACGGCACTGTGCCCGCATTTACCCTCAACCTGGGCTTCTGTCACGTGGACTTCAGAGACCACCTGTCCTACGTGATCAACGGGGTGGCTGTCTCTGTGAGGGATTTTGCGTTTGTCGCCCTGATGTTGGGCTCCAGCGGCTACATCCTGGTACTTCTCCATCACCACAGCCGCAAGGTGAGAGGGATCCGTCGTACTCACGGCGGTGGAGCGGAGACCCGAGCGGCCAAAACGGTGATCACCCTGGTGGTTCTGTACGTGGTCTTCTTCGGGATTGATAACGTGATCTGGATCTACATGCTGACGGTGGCCAAGGTGTCACCGGTGGTGGCTGACATGAGggtgttcttctcctcctcctacgCCTTTCTCAGCCCCTACTTCATCATGTCTTCCAACAAGAAGGTCAAGGCCAAGATCATGTGTGCATCTGAGCAGGAGCAGCCATCAGTGGACACTCAGGAGTCGAATGACAAATGA